CGGGCCAGCTCTTCCCTTTCGCGCGCAAAGTCCCGCGGTGTCAGCGTGTCTGTTTCGTCTCCACAGAGCACACACTTTCCATGTCCAGTGCAGGCCACGGGGCTGCCCAGGCAGCCcagcccgcgcccgccgagctGCTTGCTGCCCAGCCCCGACGCGGGCGCACCGGGCGAGGCGAACcagcgcaggccgcagagcgTGAGCAGCACGAGCAGGAGTGGCAGAAGAAGTGTCAGGTAGCGCCTCAGatgcggcgaggagaagagaaacaTAGAAAAGACGTCGAGCTTCTGTCGGCGCCGCTTCCGAGTGGAGACGGCCTCGGCTGGGTCCGAGATGCGCACCGAAtacgagggcgacgccgcgacccgcgcctgctgcgagACCGCAGGGGGAGGGGCTTGCTCCccaggcgcgagcgagccggcGGACGCCAAGGGCGCAGGCCCCCCCCCTACGGCAGTTGGAGAGGCCATCGGCGAGCCCATGGACGCTGAGAACGACGAGGATCGGCGCCGCGAAaagaggccgctgccgcatgcCCGTGAGAGCGCGGGCAGCCCCAGCGGAGAGTTTCGCCTCgagtccgcggcgctgcgtttcTTCGGCTCCACACTGGCGGCCTCcaggcagcctcgccgcgacggAACAACGGGTAGCGGCTgaggcgaagacggccgcgagagcgacagcgaccTGCGCGACGTCGCGAACCGCCCTGAGGAGAGCCGAGGGagcgaaggaagcgaagaggcagaaggcgaagacgacgacggcgacgatggaggcgacgagggcgcgagagaggaggcgggacGGGACatggctgccgctgcggcgccgctccttGAGGCGCACGAGGCCGCTCGCAACTGGTGAGGAGAGAcaagcgaggaggaacgcgAAGAGGGCGATTCTAGCGCAGGGGCGACTTGCACGGTGAGTTTGCCCAGGTCGTAGTGGAGCACTACCGCCAGCACTTCGCATagcgcgacgagagagagagagacggtgCCCGCGAAGGTGTCAAGCAAGTCGACCCAGTAGATCCCGACGGGCGACACGAAGACCAGCCCCATGAGGAAGAGAACAACGCAGAgcacgaaggcgagaagcgacTGCGGCCAGGAGCGGAAAAGCGACGCCTCGATGAACGCCGTCATGATGATCTCCAGCATGGCGAACTGACTGTTCACCGTCAAGCAAatgaagagaaagaaaaaacacacagagaaaaacggcgccagcggcagggACCCGAGCGCGTACGGATACGCGATGAACGCCAAGCCGCTCCCGACTCGGGCTACctgaagaaagaagaaagcgcaCGAACCACTGCACAACATCAGGCGAAACACGAGGAGGTGGAGAGAACCGAGACACAGAGAAACACACAGAAAACACCCAAGACAAAGACGTCAAAAGAGGACTCAGAGAGCCGGCGTGAAACCAGGAACGGACAAACaacgaagaagcagcagcaaccgggagaagacgcgcggcggccacgAAAGACGCAGTTTGGCGACAaccgcagagagccgcggagcAAACACAGAATGCATATCCTCCACACAAACATGAATCTACCTATTTATTTATAtgtgtctatatatatactcatatatatatatatttatatgcttCATGAATATCcatatgcatgcacagcATTTCGTTTTAATAAGGAAAGGACGGGTTCCATATTTACCTGGTGTAAGATATATATAGTGGTTAGAAGTGTTTTAGATGCCATAGTACTAGTACATAGAAACTCAAGTAGATCTAAATGTGGTACAAAAGAGAAAACGTCTCTGCAAGATAACCTACTCTAATATTCGTATCAATTAGAGattatttatatatatattttaaAATTTAAAAATAGAAcgcaggcacacacacatgtAAATTTACGCATTCACATGCCTGAGGCTTTTTTACCGGCGACCTTTACGTGGGAGGCGGCTCTTCACccagcgcgcgagacggctCCTGTAGAACTCCACCCCTCGCGGAATTGCACGCAGATATTCGAGGCTTCTGCTCACTCCGTTCTCTCTTTAAAAATTTCCTTCCTTTCTGTGTCATCGTGTCATACTACCTACCTCATCCACAGGCTGACCGGAGACGAGCGCCATGTTGCCGatgacggcgaagacgccgaggcccgcgaggaaAGCTGTGACGCCGCTGATGCCTGTGATGACAACTGCGTCTTTGACAAAGTTGTTTTCGACAGGGTTGAAGCTCGCGAAACTGACCAGCGACCCCCAGGCGATGCCTAAGCTGAAGAAAACTTGCGAGCCAGCCACCGCCCAGGTCCGCGGctcgagcagcagccgccactGCGGAGTGAAGTAAAGCGACAGaccagcgcctgcggaaaGAAAGAAACGAATTCTAGAGAACCCGACATCCGAAAAAAAGAGACCCTCATACCCATTCTGCCCTCAACACATTTGTACATCTAAACAAAtacgtatgcatatatatctatgtacaCAAGAGTCTATGAGCGATGGTCCAGGGAGACCCACGAACGCGGAGAAAGCACGTCGCctcagatatatatatatatatatatatatatatatatatatatatatatatatatatatatatatatatgcattcaTCATTTCTTTAGCTAATTCAGCGGTGGTGCACAGATAGTGCCTTCGACGCTTACTCGCtccagagagggagaggccaCGGCCAACCATGAGAAGCAAGACGACGTAGGGAACGACAGCTGTGAAGAGGATGGCCTTtccacgcgggcgcagactccgccaaacagagaggaaggagaggagccACGCGAGCACGAggcacagcagcaggcggacgTTGAGCGAGACGTCCACGCCCTCGGGAGAGCCTCCACTCATGCTGCGATAGAAAAGAGAAGATGCCGAGACCAGAACCTAAGACGAGACGAGAACTCGACGCGGAATCGAGCAAAAAACCAAAGGCAAGCCCGCAGAGTGCATGCTTATGAAATTGCCGCCCACGCTGGAAACGTGCGGACGCGAAGAGGGGACGCAAAATGAGACAGGGGAGCACTCGAGCCTCCGATGGTAAGCTCGGTGACAAGTTCAACACTGACAGACACCTCGCCACcgaacgcggcgcctgcgagccgaTGCTGATTcagagagacgacgacgccccGACACGCGCGCATCGCGTGCGCAGTGTTGAGGGCACactggcggctgctggcaggcgtctgctgcgcagcgtcTCACCTTTCCGCCTTTTGAAGGCAGTCAACGAGGAAGTAGCGTTTGACCTTATCAACCGCGTTGATGGCGCCGGAGGTGTCTCCGGGCTGCTCAGTCCACGGCAGGGTGGAGCCAAAGGAGGAAAAGAAGTAGAACAGAGCCCAGGAGAGAATGACGTTGTAGTAAATCGCGCAGATGAACGCTAGGCAGACGGAGCTGAGGCCGATGCCCGCGAAGAACGACCAAATCTCCTtccaggcgcggaggaagcctTCTTGGACCTTCTGACCCACGGCGGACTCGAGGAGGAACATCGGGAAGCCgaggagcagcagcgagacgaAGTAGGCGAtgaggaaggcgccgccgccgttcaCGTAGCAGAGCGAAGGAAAGCGCCAGATGTTCCCCAGTCCAACGGCGTAGCAAATGCTGGTGAGGAAGTACTCCTGCTTGCTGACCCACCTCCCGCGCCCCGAGAACGTCCCAAACAGAAAAAACTGGGAAAAACAGCCCTCCGGATCCTCTGCACCCTCGActcccgcgcgctgctgagtGAACACGTCAACGAtctcgcggcgagaggcgcgcgctccttcgccgccgtggcCTCCGCAGATCGCGCTGCCAACGGGGTACGGGGTAGGCAGGAGCGCCGCACGCGTGGGTGACTCTGGGTGcggggcgtccgcgccttgcgcgagagagaactcGAAGCCGCTCGcgtgcgagggcgacgagacggaggaggTCCGCCTGTAGCCAGGCCTCGTGAACGCTTcgtccgcatgcagcgcctcgaggcggTCAAGCTCGACGTCGAAGTCGGGCTGCGACGCGTaccgccgcggctgcacgcggcgcggcggcgactcgaCCACGGCGCTCGCAAAGCCCtgagcgtcgccgccgagcgtCAAGCTCATCATCGTATTGCGATCCATCACCGGGGTCACAGACGCCTTGGCGATGCGCAGGAACCGCGCAGAACGCGACTCGCCTGGGGGCCTCTCAGCTtcccgcgtcctcgcctctcgctcagCGCGCAGCGTTCGCGCGCCACCGCCCGCGACGAAAGCCGACGCACGCtccccgcggtcgccgtcgccatgcgagaccgcgcgcgcctccccgccgctgcgaaacgcggcgactccctcttcgtctccgctggcgcccctctcgcgtgcgcgtgggCACCTGTCGAATCCTCCCACGAACTTGGggttcgccgcgcctctaCTCGCAGGCCGAgctccgaggccgccgctgtcctctgcgggcgccgcttcCCCAGCGCcttgcggctcgccgccgacgtctgccgccgcggcgccaagCGCAGGTTTCGCAGAAAACAGTGGCGCGAAAGAGTCTCCAACCCGCTCAGAGGAAGCCCCGCCGAAGTCTGCCAGCATGAAAGATCGTCTTCGGCGAATCCTAGATGACGGCGGAGGCTCAGAAGTCGAGGCGAGTGCAGGCTCGCGTGGCGGGCACGCCTCTccaggcggcagaggaagCCCAGCCGCTTGCAAGGCACCTGAATCGGCCTCCGCGTGAGAACTCATTTTATCcggcggagagcggaagaCACGTCTGGGGCGTTGCTCTCCACAGCCCTACGCGCGGGATGGAGACGCGCTCGCTGGTGGCTGCGTCACTCTCGCTCCGCGACGCTTTcctagagagagagagggggcaGGAGGACGTCCGTTGCGTTCTTCAAGCGTGGAAACTTCTAAAAAAAAGACTCTGTTTGCACGTCCACACGTTCCACCAGCAACTGCGGGGGACGAAGTTCACCACCAGCCTTCCGCCTGTTCTCTATTCCGTGCTAAGAGGTGCAGTCAAGGGATGGGAGGCCGTCTCACCTTTACCGTCTGCCtgttcgcctctgcgaccACCGTCGCTATGAAAAAAGACTTTTGTGTCGCTGGCAtcggcgcgacggccgccgtcAACAAGCCCTTTCGGATTCCACAGACTCCTCTGGATatcgtccgccgccgccgggaaAACGGTCTAGGGAGCGCACACAGTCCCTCAAAACAGCTCCTTCCCGCCCCTGTCTCGCGCGAACTACGCACGGTCCCGCCCAAAAATATGCATTGCTTCGTTTCCTTGCTCTACCCTAAACTCTAACCCGAGAAATACGATGCTTCGCTTGACGCGTCGGGCTGGAGAGCCCCAGGCACGTAGAAGAAGCTACGAAGCAAAAAAACGGGAGGGAGCGGCACAGGTAGAACCGCGGCTCACACCAGTCTCTGTTGGAGCGCCTGCGCTAGGCACAGAGGTCGATCTCTCTCCcccgttttcttctcgcctgcagacCGAAATGCGCCTacggaggaagaaaacaaGCTCCCGGGCTCCCGCAGCTCGCGTGGAGCTTCACATGTACGCAGCGTAAGaagggaggcgcagagaaatgaggcagcgaggaaggTGAGCGCTAACGGAGAACGGGAACACGGCGACaaacgagggagagagggaccGATGGCGCCACAAGAAACGCAGGGGAAGTTAGAAGAGTGGACCTGTGCAGACGCAGGGCAGGAACGGCGGTGAAAGACaaaaagaagagggagatCGAGGAACGAAAGGGTATTTTTGcgaagcgcggaggcgagcagtCGAGACCAAACAGAAGACGCTCCTCGCCAGGCTTGCCGGCATTCCGCGAGCcgctcctgcgcgccgcctgcggctcaTGAAAGAAAGGCCTGAACCAGCAGCCTGTCGCAGCTCCCACGCCATGTGACGCAAACTGCAGGAGGGAGGCTGAAAATGAGCGGGAAAAATGAAAAAAGCTGGTGCAAAGGCGTGGCAAGGAAGACAGGATCTCCGCCGGccgagaggcgagggcgtgGCGACAACAGAGTCGTTTCGTCTCGCTGTAAAAGGCAAGGAACGACGTTCCTTTGAGGCTTTCCGTCACCAGACTGAAGGCAGAAGAGTTCAAGATAATAAAAGAGCAAAGAGGCAAAAAGGAAACGAGGCCTTGGCGGaaaggcgccttcgctgtgcCGTTGGGCTCGCGTTGagtcggcgctcgcgggagaTAGGCGGGAAAGAGACTCTGAAGAGAGACGGCGTCAAATTCGAATTCATTTTCCCACTCCTTTCCGTGTTGACGACAAATTCCCGATAGAGCAGGGATGAGAATGGGAATAATACGCGGTAACAAAGAAACCCTTCTTCAGAGACAAACACGCGCAAAAGGCAAGGCATGAGTCagcgcgtgcctcgcgccgtTGCAGGCTGCGACTGCGTGGTCGATGCGCTCAGCCGGCGAATCGCTTTTGTCGCCGTTCGCGCGTCCTTTCCTCTCGGATTCCGCCGATTTTTTCGTGATACTGGCCCTCAGCCCGCTCTTCCAGCTGGATCATCCCCCTTTTCTGCGATACACTCCAGGCGCGCTAAAATCGGGAACCAGAGGAGTCTCGGTCCAGCACGGAGCGGACAGCCTCTGTAGTCTGACTCCGCGCCACGAGCCCAGGAGTTCCATCAAAAAAACCCAACTAGGTGACGCGTAGAGGATCTTGGTCCGTGTGTAGCATTTAGTGCAAGCACCGGAATTGCAAACAGTGAGACGTGTACGCTAAAACGCCGCCCAACCGTGGCGCcggcagggcgccgccgcagaggcgcgatAGCCTGGCGCCGCTCCATCTTGCCGCATTTCGATTCAGTGAGCCGGCACATCTTTTCCGGATGTTTCCATAGAGCTCGCGCAAAGTGCAACACATAGGGGAGACACTTAGGCGCGCATAGTCAGGGATGCATAtcgccgaggacgcgcgtgGTGCCCCGAAGCGGCAGCGGACGACGAGTCACCAGTTGACGACGCAGAGTGCTTTGCCAAAGCGCGAGCTTCGCAAACGAGCGAGAACTAGCAGACAAGGCACCGACTGTGGACGAGTTTTGTGCGTGCAGAACTAACTTCCACGCGTCAGTCCCCCATCTGAGCGAGAATATGCTCGGATCTACGTGTCCGCCCTGCGTTCGCCACATCAGCTGAGCTTTCGAGCCCCACGATGTGCGGCGTGCCTTGCTCTCGTCGTGCCTCTCAGATGCACTCGTGAGAGGTGCTACAGCAATCTGGAGGTAGATATCAAGCGGTCATGATTCGGAACGAGCTCTAAGTGACGGCGGGAGGAACTGACAGACCGGGATGGGATCCTCTTCTCGGCCGCGTGCCCGAGAGCCACGGTGTAGTTGCAGCTGCACTCAGGATATTTTGTATTATtcacgaaggcgaggacgatATCATCGGTGTCCTAGCCAACGCCAGACCGTTGCTGCTCCATTCCGTCATATTGACTTAGAGAACGAGCTAACTAAAACTCTGCGTGATTCCTCTTTCGCCTGGGTCACCTGTTGCATCGGAGTCGTTATTCAGTTGTATGTACAGTGACGTAGTGGCTAGTTGCTTGGCACAGTCGAGTTCTTACCGTCGGCTATTTGTCAAATTTCCATCTTTAGCGGGTTTTTTTGAGCAACGAGCCACCAGTTTGTGAACCTGAAGAGAGCCTGTCTACTCTGTCCTGCGATAAGGAGACGAAACTGCGACTTTTCCCCGACTTCCCTGCGCAGAGCTTCCAGATGCACAGCGGTGGGGCCCGCGTGTGCAAGACACAGGCCGCAGCGCTTGGCTCTTCCCGCGGCACCTAGCGCCGTGGATTTTTTCCATTTCTTTGCTCATTCAGGATCTAAAAGCGAAAATGCACGGAGGATGCCTTCAAAAAATCACCTGACACCCTTCGATCCAGTAGCCTTGCCGAAACTCGGGGTGTCGTCGCCCCCCATCAGCTCTGTCCGCACACAGGGCCCTTTCGGGAGCATGATGACTACCTCAGAAAAATTACGGAAAATAAAGACATTATGCGTCAAATACATGCAAGTACTAATTGTGAGCTCCCGCGTATGCGATATCGACTGTTCCACTTTCGAGGTTAGGTCCGTGCCTTGCAAGATTCTCGCTACGTGACAGGTCAATCTGGTAGCGTTCAACGTGCAGGCTCAAGCTTGCTCAAAGTTccgcgtttttctcctcttcgacACAGAGACCAAATGCAGCAAGCATAGGCGAAAACAGCTTCGTAGATCTGTGGAACGCTGTAGAGAGCATGGTGTGCCCGCGTAGAGTCCTCAGGATATACGCTACAGGAGGAATGATCAGATGCGTCCTCGAGTCCTCAATCAGGCACTCCAGAGCAAGCGCGAGATCCCGGAGGCTGGAATAGGGAAACAGAGGGCCTCCTTGTCTTTCTGAGTTCACGCCTGGCTCCGCGTGTCTTTCTCGCGAGGGGAAGCCGACATATCGTCGCCTTCATCCTGAGAAGAGATTGAGGGAGCCGGCGGAAAAAGAGATGCGGAAAGCCGCGTGGGAGAGGACAGAAACGCCCAAGGAAGAGTAAAAGCCTCTCTACAGTAGTGaccagagaaaaaagagtGTGCTCATGATGCGGAGGGACAAGGGCAGACTCTCCTTTGCTCTCCACTCTTCCTAGCGCAGAATGGAGGCCTTCAGGCCCTCGCCATCGCCCGCTTcggctgcttcgtctccctctcctgcgTCGTTCTCCCCTTCCTGCTTGCATCCAGGGTCATCTTCGTCTGTCACGTCACTCCCCTCCTCTCTGGCTCCGTTTAGTTCTTCCCTGTCTTCTTTCAAAGCTCGCCAAAAGTTTCCGGGTCTCTTCTCACCTTTTGCATTCCTCCACTCCCCCCACAATCAGCTGAAAAAACGCCGTACGATCAGTGGATtcgacggcgcggccgccgccgaagatgCATCGGCAAGCGGAGCCCTTGCGGACAAGCGGTTTCAGTCTGAGCATCCTTTCCCTGTTGAGAAGCAAAGCCAAACATTCCCTGCGCACAGAGGACTCGCTGAAGCGAACGCTTGCGAAGTCgaccgcagctgcctcttcgcgcagCTACATtcgcagggcgaggaggtATTCGTGACAGAACAGCAGGATTGCGTGACTCCATGCGCAGAGGACggccgagaggcggcggtgAAAAGCCAAAGCCTGAACGAGGCCAATCCTCGTCGCAGAGACACAAAACCCACTCTGGAAGACACAGGTTCGAGGGGCAAGGGCGACCTCccaggcgaggaaggaagcgATGAAGCACTTTTCTTGCCCTGCACTCTCAGCCCGATTTCGCCCCTTTATAGACAGCATCTGGAGGACAGCAAAGCGGAAGAAGTTGCTTGCGAGGAAACACACGTACCGCACAGTGGCGACGGCATCGTGGAGAAGGccacagcgagagaaaagttCACCCCAGACGTCATTCTTCTCGAAGGTAGGACAGATTCGTTTATAGTTTCTAGTCCCAGCATCcccttttctctttcttttcgcGACAGGATTCGCCAAGCTCTTCAATCGCGCTTGTCACTAACACGCGCCCGTCGGTCTGCCGCGAAGGGGCTTACTTAGTTGCTCTGATGTCTCCGATCTCTCGAGGTATCCCGCCTCGCTTGTCTCACTGTGCTGCTCCTCGTCATTCTCGCAGCAGTCCTCTCGTGtgcagaggacgcaggcgTTTCCTCTTCGACATTAAGACTCGTCTCCGTTGtgcttcgtctctcctcctcttctccctccagGAGGCCTCTGCTGTGCACAACCTACACGATCTCGCCTGCTTAGACACAGCTTCACGGCTGCGAGCTCCCAGGAGTCTCTCGTCCCCTCACTGCATTTCTgtctcgctgtctcgcggGCTTTTCTTCGCGTATTTCTGTCTTCCTGCGGCaggttttctttttttcatTTTCGCGGCTTTTCTGGCTGACTggagtgtgtgtgtgccgcagacctctctgcctcgtgtgagccgacggcggaggacgtgcgtctctgcgcgcagcagctcgggTTCGCGTTTCCTGACGACttgccgctgcttccgctcgcccgcgagTGCCTCAaaacgccgctgccgccctcgtgggtcgcgtgccgctcgcagcgcgacggcgcgatcTTCTTCCACGACCAAACCAGCGGTGAAAGCACCTGGGAGAACCCAGT
Above is a window of Besnoitia besnoiti strain Bb-Ger1 chromosome Unknown contig00007, whole genome shotgun sequence DNA encoding:
- a CDS encoding uncharacterized protein (encoded by transcript BESB_075170), encoding MSSHAEADSGALQAAGLPLPPGEACPPREPALASTSEPPPSSRIRRRRSFMLADFGGASSERVGDSFAPLFSAKPALGAAAADVGGEPQGAGEAAPAEDSGGLGARPASRGAANPKFVGGFDRCPRARERGASGDEEGVAAFRSGGEARAVSHGDGDRGERASAFVAGGGARTLRAEREARTREAERPPGESRSARFLRIAKASVTPVMDRNTMMSLTLGGDAQGFASAVVESPPRRVQPRRYASQPDFDVELDRLEALHADEAFTRPGYRRTSSVSSPSHASGFEFSLAQGADAPHPESPTRAALLPTPYPVGSAICGGHGGEGARASRREIVDVFTQQRAGVEGAEDPEGCFSQFFLFGTFSGRGRWVSKQEYFLTSICYAVGLGNIWRFPSLCYVNGGGAFLIAYFVSLLLLGFPMFLLESAVGQKVQEGFLRAWKEIWSFFAGIGLSSVCLAFICAIYYNVILSWALFYFFSSFGSTLPWTEQPGDTSGAINAVDKVKRYFLVDCLQKAESMSGGSPEGVDVSLNVRLLLCLVLAWLLSFLSVWRSLRPRGKAILFTAVVPYVVLLLMVGRGLSLSGASAGLSLYFTPQWRLLLEPRTWAVAGSQVFFSLGIAWGSLVSFASFNPVENNFVKDAVVITGISGVTAFLAGLGVFAVIGNMALVSGQPVDEVARVGSGLAFIAYPYALGSLPLAPFFSVCFFFLFICLTVNSQFAMLEIIMTAFIEASLFRSWPQSLLAFVLCVVLFLMGLVFVSPVGIYWVDLLDTFAGTVSLSLVALCEVLAVVLHYDLGKLTVQVAPALESPSSRSSSLVSPHQLRAASCASRSGAAAAAMSRPASSLAPSSPPSSPSSSSPSASSLPSLPRLSSGRFATSRRSLSLSRPSSPQPLPVVPSRRGCLEAASVEPKKRSAADSRRNSPLGLPALSRACGSGLFSRRRSSSFSASMGSPMASPTAVGGGPAPLASAGSLAPGEQAPPPAVSQQARVAASPSYSVRISDPAEAVSTRKRRRQKLDVFSMFLFSSPHLRRYLTLLLPLLLVLLTLCGLRWFASPGAPASGLGSKQLGGRGLGCLGSPVACTGHGKCVLCGDETDTLTPRDFAREREELARELGKGEEPGKIRIFAVVESDQPSEETVQAIETQSETGTAEGSKDEAVGSPKETRSVPPAGDASTEPAGAPAAPPSPSSPDASASPEASASPEASLPYSPSLPAPAASPPAAESPGLSPPSASSAPSSSGAAEAAEVRAAAEENAVGQEARRLEEDAERGRKAAVEEEGSFTSAQRRPSEERRLASSPEDASSSGSPFLQKRGFSSSVVPDPLPFAPRLMASSPSLSPPSAASLEALSVGGAQRPAPPPAAGPSALSAGAGASRAEPDSPSFAARAAAAPSTAATDCVDFSMCFCLPGWGGLDCSQPLASQEEKWCPENCNAERGHGVCDARAGRCVCAWEFRGPSCRGWRYAEGWPEWGLLLGWLVTLGTVLPIPLVLLAKSIRRRFFERLDRARPEAGRRPDAPCGGGGAGDARGRRRRPAGGERSRAERSRASAAVVLKGTPVNLRAGGDRRRAAEDARDAERTQVDAQAAHPLAMHCVIGKLVAEAGEVTPGKA